The genomic DNA AGATAGCCGAGGCCCACGCGATCGTCTTTGCGCGTCACTCTCCCGCAGAGCATCCGGTCAAGGAAGCGGTGCCGATCCGTGCCGGTGATCTCGATGCGATTGAAACCGTTGACTTCGCAAAGGCCGACGGCGCTGTGGACATGGGCCACTTCGGCGGCGACCACGGCATGGGTTTCGTCGAAATCGAAGCCCAGCGTGGGGTGAAAGTCGGCCTGCGGCTTGATGTAGTCGACCCGCTCCCAGCCATTGACCACGGTAAAGGCGGCGCCTTCGGCCTGTAGGATCGGGGTGAGGGGGGTGGTTTTGGCCCCGCGCCCCGCGGGGCGGTGTTCGTGCGGGAAATGAAAGCGGAATTCGTTCTGGTAGTCCTCGATCGCCTTCAGCGCGGTCAGCTCGACGTTGGCGTGGCCGGTGAAGCGGCGCGGATCGATGCACCACGTGTCGTATTGCGCCTCTCCGTGCACGATCTGCTGGGCCAGCAACCAGCCGTGACCGCCGCCTTCGCCGACGCCCGCCCGCAGGCCGATGATGCAATAGGCGTTGCGCTTGCCCGGGATCTGGCCGACCAGCGGCGCGCCGTCGATGGTGTAGGTGATGGGGCCGTTCACGATCCGCTTGATCCCCGTTTCGGCAAGGGCCGGCATGCGGGCAAACGCGCCTTCGAGCACGTCCATCACGCGCTCCAGATCGTCGGGGCACAGATCGTTGGCAAAGCCGGGGCTGATCCCGTCCATGCCCCAGGTGCGGCAGTCCTGTTCGTAAAACCCCACCAGCAGCCCGTTCTTTTCCTGCCGCGCGTAGTAGTCCGAAATCGGGCAGCGCAGCAGCGGCATGCGGTGCCCGGCCTCGACGATGGCGGGGATGTCTTCGGTGAAGAAATACTGGTGCTCCATCGAGGCGACGGGGTGGTGCACGCCCATCATCGCGCCGACTTCGTTCACGCGGTAGCCGCAGGCATTGACCACGATATCGGCGTCGATGCTGCCCTTGTCCGTCTCGACCGTCCAGGTGTCATCGGCGTGCTGTGTCAGGGCGGTGACGTTGGTGTGGCGGTAGACTTCGGCCCCTGCGCGGCGCGCGTGGAACGCCAGCGCCTGACACAGCTGCGCGGGATCGATGTCACCGTCTTCGCCATCCCACAGACCGCCCAGCAGATTGTCGGTGGAGATAAGCGGGTGGCGGCGGGCACATTCGGCGGCGTCGATGACTTCGTAGGTGACCCCCATGCCGCGCGCCATCGAGGCAAAATGCGCGTAGCCCTGCATCTGTTGCGGTGTGTTGGCCAGCCGGATGCCGCCGTCGCCGTGGTGGTAGCCTACCGGATAGTCCGGATCGTCGCGCAGTTTCTTGTAGAGCGCGATGGAGTGGGATTTGAGCCCCACCATCGTCTGGTTCATGCCGAAGTTCGTTACCTGCGCGGCCGAATGCCACGTGGTGCCCGAGGTCAGCTCGTCGCGCTCGATCAGGACGACATCGCTCCAGCCTTCTTCGGTGAGGTGATAAAGCGTGGAGCAGCCCGCAATGCCGCCCCCGATGACGGCCACTTTGGTGCGTGATTTCATGGTATGGCCCTTCGTGCGCTTGCCCTGCCGCAGCTTAGGGCGTGGTGCAACGGGTTTGGCAATGAAAAACCCGGCCACCCGCACAGATGGCGGGGCAGGCGGGTTCATGTAGTGCATTAAGATGCCGCCGTAGAAATTTGGCACAGAACGAAAAAAGCACGGTGTGTGAACACCGTGCAGAGCACTCGTTACGACAAGTGATGACCCTTCAGGGTGTTTCGCCCAGACGGGCGCGGCGGAACCGTTCGCTGTAGTAGTTGATGGCGGTCTGGCCCATTGCGGGATCGCGGAATTCCCACTGGCCGTTTTCGGCGCCTTCGATGATCATCGAGAAAACCGCAAGCTCCATCGCTTCGCGGACGGCGAAGATTTCGGGCTCGTTGCGCGAGAAACCGGATTCGTATTCCAGCAGCTCATCCACGGAGACAAAGCGGAACACGTCGTTCTGGGCCTGTACCGAATAGATCGTCTTGGTCGTCGTGACGGATGTCAGGACACGGCCGGTCGAGACGCTGACCGCGCGCAGGGCCACCGTGACCACATCCTTGCGGTACTGGTGGAAATGCCCGATGCCCAGCAGGCGGAACGCGTTGCCGCCGGTGACCGTGTTGGTGTCGTAGCCGACGATGGAGCCTTCGATCAGCGTGCCCGCAAACCGCAGGGGCGGCAGCGACACGCCACCGGTAAAGGCCGCCTGTGTCTGTTCGATGATGGCGCGTTCGCGCAGCAGGCTTTCGGCGCGCGAGCGTTCGATCACGGTGAACCATTCGCCGTTGCCCGCGGAGGCCAGCACATCCATCAGGATATCGGCCCCGCCCTGCGTCACCGCGCGGGAGAATTCGGCATA from Sulfitobacter sp. S190 includes the following:
- a CDS encoding FAD-dependent oxidoreductase, with the translated sequence MKSRTKVAVIGGGIAGCSTLYHLTEEGWSDVVLIERDELTSGTTWHSAAQVTNFGMNQTMVGLKSHSIALYKKLRDDPDYPVGYHHGDGGIRLANTPQQMQGYAHFASMARGMGVTYEVIDAAECARRHPLISTDNLLGGLWDGEDGDIDPAQLCQALAFHARRAGAEVYRHTNVTALTQHADDTWTVETDKGSIDADIVVNACGYRVNEVGAMMGVHHPVASMEHQYFFTEDIPAIVEAGHRMPLLRCPISDYYARQEKNGLLVGFYEQDCRTWGMDGISPGFANDLCPDDLERVMDVLEGAFARMPALAETGIKRIVNGPITYTIDGAPLVGQIPGKRNAYCIIGLRAGVGEGGGHGWLLAQQIVHGEAQYDTWCIDPRRFTGHANVELTALKAIEDYQNEFRFHFPHEHRPAGRGAKTTPLTPILQAEGAAFTVVNGWERVDYIKPQADFHPTLGFDFDETHAVVAAEVAHVHSAVGLCEVNGFNRIEITGTDRHRFLDRMLCGRVTRKDDRVGLGYLLNHHGRIKAEATLANLPASDRGPARVWYGAAAASETHDMDWLRAHLDPGEDVNLRSLTNDQTILVLAGPKARDVLSACARGDWSADAFPWLSVREAFIGFAPATVMGVSFSGELAYEIHVPNASLYAAFTALRHAGAAFDLRLFGARAVDSMRMEKGFLHWKADLLTEFTPYETGLDRFVTLQKGPFVGRDALADLAAAGPTRQLVSLRIASTTAPAHAGGSLMAQDRVVGTVTSGAWGHRTDLNLAYAFVDPDQSAPGTDLTLDLCGTAVAATVIPPSPFDPGHSRMRG
- a CDS encoding CsgG/HfaB family protein; translated protein: MNKLLRALTGAAMAFGLSGCEITVPISDELFLAQAEEMTRTDTGLTLENMPPPKRPLDVAVYSFPDLTGQNEPNENYAEFSRAVTQGGADILMDVLASAGNGEWFTVIERSRAESLLRERAIIEQTQAAFTGGVSLPPLRFAGTLIEGSIVGYDTNTVTGGNAFRLLGIGHFHQYRKDVVTVALRAVSVSTGRVLTSVTTTKTIYSVQAQNDVFRFVSVDELLEYESGFSRNEPEIFAVREAMELAVFSMIIEGAENGQWEFRDPAMGQTAINYYSERFRRARLGETP